From one Aquicella lusitana genomic stretch:
- the ligA gene encoding NAD-dependent DNA ligase LigA codes for METVTSKDNVKKQIERLREQINEHNYRYYVLDNPIISDAEFDELFERLKQLEKSHPDLITADSPTQRVGGAPLKAFAEVKHAVPMRSLENAFTDEDIHAFDKRIRERLQQEGAIEYCCEPKLDGLAINIRYEKGLLSQAATRGDGETGEDVTENVKTIQMVPLKLRGDKFPRILDVRGEVYMSKKGFEKLNAQAEEKGLKIFANPRNAAAGSLRQLDPRITATRPLEIFFYGVGGVEGHKLPAKHSEMLKWLEELGLRTNPLIEVKQGVAGCLAYYQKMGKQRDKLSYEIDGVVYKVNEIAQQEKLGYVTRAPRWAVAHKFPAEEVTTSIEEVEFQVGRTGALTPVARLKPVHVRGVTVSNATLHNMDEIRRKDIHIGDIVIVRRAGDVIPEVVGVVKDRRPKHIKKITLPKHCPVCHSGIEQVEGEAVARCTGGLICPAQQKESIKHFASRRAMNIEGLGDKLVDQLVNTKLISSVADIYDLTQEQLEDLERMGKKSAQNLLEEIEKSKTTTLPRFLYALGIREVGEATAKQLAMHFKTLEALQSASIDDLQAVADVGPVVAEHIAHFFREKHNRTVIDKLIRAGVHWPAIRSASHAPLAGKTFVLTGTLRDMTRDEAKERLERLGAKVAGSVSKKTDYVVAGTDPGSKLDAAKKLEIEILDDKDFHVFLQKYE; via the coding sequence ATAGAAACAGTGACCAGCAAAGATAACGTCAAAAAGCAAATTGAAAGATTGCGTGAGCAGATCAATGAGCATAATTACCGCTATTACGTACTGGATAATCCCATCATTTCGGATGCGGAATTTGATGAACTGTTTGAACGGTTAAAGCAGCTTGAAAAATCGCATCCGGATCTCATTACGGCTGATTCGCCCACGCAGCGTGTAGGTGGAGCACCTCTTAAAGCATTTGCAGAAGTCAAACATGCTGTACCTATGCGTTCACTGGAAAATGCGTTTACTGATGAAGATATTCACGCTTTTGATAAACGTATTCGAGAGCGTTTGCAACAAGAAGGCGCGATTGAATACTGCTGTGAACCCAAGCTAGATGGACTTGCCATTAATATTCGTTACGAGAAAGGTCTGCTTTCTCAGGCCGCTACTCGCGGTGACGGTGAAACAGGCGAAGACGTGACTGAAAATGTCAAGACGATACAGATGGTGCCGCTTAAGCTTCGTGGCGATAAATTTCCTCGTATTTTGGACGTGCGCGGGGAAGTGTATATGTCAAAAAAAGGTTTTGAAAAACTGAATGCGCAGGCAGAAGAAAAAGGCTTAAAAATATTCGCGAATCCAAGAAATGCGGCAGCGGGCAGCTTGCGTCAACTGGATCCGCGCATTACGGCGACGCGTCCGCTCGAAATATTTTTCTATGGCGTAGGCGGGGTGGAAGGCCACAAACTGCCAGCTAAACACAGTGAAATGCTAAAATGGCTGGAAGAGCTGGGCTTGCGTACAAACCCGCTTATCGAAGTGAAGCAAGGCGTTGCGGGTTGCCTTGCCTACTATCAGAAGATGGGTAAACAGCGGGACAAATTAAGCTATGAAATTGATGGTGTCGTTTATAAAGTTAACGAAATTGCTCAGCAAGAAAAATTAGGCTATGTCACGCGTGCTCCGCGTTGGGCAGTGGCGCATAAATTTCCTGCTGAAGAAGTAACGACAAGCATTGAAGAAGTTGAATTTCAGGTCGGCCGTACCGGTGCCTTGACGCCGGTCGCGAGGTTGAAGCCGGTTCACGTTCGCGGCGTGACGGTAAGCAACGCAACGCTCCACAACATGGATGAAATCAGGCGCAAGGATATTCATATAGGTGATATTGTCATTGTGCGCCGCGCAGGGGATGTGATTCCAGAAGTGGTCGGCGTTGTTAAAGATCGCAGGCCTAAACACATCAAAAAAATTACCTTGCCCAAGCATTGTCCTGTCTGCCATTCCGGCATCGAACAAGTGGAAGGCGAGGCAGTAGCGCGCTGCACCGGCGGATTAATTTGTCCAGCCCAGCAAAAAGAAAGTATCAAACATTTTGCTTCACGTCGGGCAATGAATATTGAAGGATTAGGTGACAAGCTTGTAGATCAATTGGTGAATACAAAATTGATATCATCTGTTGCTGATATATATGATCTAACACAGGAGCAGCTAGAAGATCTCGAACGGATGGGAAAAAAATCAGCACAAAACTTGCTGGAAGAGATTGAAAAAAGTAAAACAACCACCTTGCCGCGATTTCTCTATGCTCTCGGGATTCGCGAAGTAGGTGAGGCGACAGCTAAGCAATTAGCCATGCATTTTAAAACGTTAGAAGCCCTGCAATCTGCGTCAATCGATGATTTACAGGCCGTGGCAGATGTTGGCCCTGTTGTCGCCGAACACATTGCGCACTTTTTCCGTGAAAAGCATAATCGCACCGTCATCGACAAATTGATCAGGGCAGGCGTGCACTGGCCTGCGATCCGTTCTGCCAGCCACGCGCCCCTTGCAGGCAAAACCTTTGTCCTGACGGGCACCCTGCGTGACATGACGCGCGATGAAGCCAAGGAACGATTGGAAAGACTTGGTGCAAAAGTTGCAGGCAGTGTCTCAAAAAAGACAGATTATGTAGTGGCAGGGACAGATCCTGGGTCCAAATTGGATGCCGCCAAAAAACTGGAAATAGAGATTCTTGATGACAAGGATTTTCATGTTTTTTTACAGAAATATGAATAG
- the smc gene encoding chromosome segregation protein SMC → MQLSKIKIAGFKSFVDPTVISLPSKLVAIVGPNGCGKSNIIDAVTWVMGESSPKYLRGESLTDVIFNGSSSRKPVGQASVELIFDNSDGAIGGEYAKFAEISVKRVINRESDSTYYLNGVRCRKRDVVDLFLGTGLGPRSYSIIGQNMISRIIEAKPDELRTYLEEAAGISKYKERRHETELRIHHTKENLARINDLRAELEKQLSHLKHQANVAEKFKVLKQQERVLRAQLYGVQWRQLDSRMVEHTLQIQREETALEARHSELSGTDREIEQMRHEQRAAHDAFQEVQRRYYAVGNEITRIEQDILHHQERQQQWEHDLKQTESDWQTVKDQMAESEDNLREIEQDIHRIEPELAAIKDEMVHLQGSLEAAEEEMQTWQTRWDEFNQVSAKTTQTAQVEKTHIQHLEQKIAFLQKRQEQLQQDQHRLNFSELTKEIEEFTKKAYEVTDALEFQNKQLADVRKEISTLQSTQQDSNTSLDNVRSELQKLRGQQASLEALQQTALGQRGNPAASWAAKHQLGSKPRLAQNIEVESGWEFAVEKVLGFCLQAICVDQVSEIAPHVEDLKKGNICVFTPVQPASPGKENSTKGTALLQKVKSPWSLDSLIGGIYVADSMDEALALCESLDVNESVITRDGVWLNRSWLKILREEDPAAGVFQREQELKKLAARISQLQETQKELEKNINDRRETIQKLEQQRDQLQQSCNQKQAQAAQFNTQQKMKQERLAELKSQSERYVKELLECTDQLKKADAELVQARSLWQQAMSELEQHAAAREGLIKERDKARLQLQSMREQNNAKKELMHELEIRLQTSRSQKASLHQAVGRLQGQLTTLNERKITLQSELTSMPPLDSIKKSLSRALDKHVSVEVELNTARVAVESLDQEFRHLEEKRQIIERDINKIRTSLESLRVQWQGWKVKADTLVEQLKETEFTLEDTLKDLPQELTTEDCQTKLDQLVQRINRLGPINLVAIDEYATCLERKQYLDKQLEDLQAGLATLEDAIAKIDRETRTRFKETFDKVNGRFQELFPTVFGGGKAYLELNSDNLLEAGVTMMACPPGKRNSSIYLLSGGEKSLTAIALIFSIFHLNPAPFCLLDEVDAALDDANVLRFTRLVKTMTERTQFLFISHNKITIEMAEHLIGVTMNEPGVSRLVSVDIEKAMSLAGT, encoded by the coding sequence ATGCAGCTTTCGAAGATTAAAATCGCTGGTTTTAAATCATTTGTAGACCCAACCGTTATTTCCCTCCCGAGCAAGCTCGTTGCCATTGTTGGCCCGAACGGATGCGGAAAATCGAATATTATTGATGCCGTTACCTGGGTCATGGGCGAAAGCTCGCCTAAATATTTGCGCGGTGAATCGCTCACCGACGTTATTTTTAATGGCTCGAGCAGCCGAAAGCCGGTGGGGCAGGCTTCTGTAGAGTTGATTTTTGATAACTCGGATGGTGCTATTGGTGGAGAGTATGCCAAATTTGCTGAAATTTCAGTCAAGCGTGTCATTAACCGGGAATCGGATTCTACTTATTATCTAAACGGAGTTCGTTGCCGCAAGCGTGATGTAGTCGATCTTTTCCTGGGCACCGGATTAGGCCCCCGAAGCTACTCTATTATTGGCCAAAACATGATCAGTCGGATTATTGAAGCTAAACCTGATGAGTTGCGGACTTACCTCGAAGAGGCAGCGGGCATTTCAAAATACAAGGAGCGCCGGCATGAAACCGAGCTTCGTATTCACCATACCAAGGAAAATCTCGCACGCATTAATGATTTGCGTGCGGAACTTGAAAAGCAGCTCAGCCATCTCAAGCATCAGGCAAACGTAGCGGAGAAATTCAAGGTCTTGAAGCAGCAGGAACGTGTGCTTCGGGCCCAATTATATGGCGTACAGTGGCGCCAGCTGGACAGCCGTATGGTCGAACATACGCTGCAGATTCAACGCGAGGAAACTGCGTTGGAAGCGCGTCATAGCGAATTAAGCGGCACGGATCGTGAAATAGAACAAATGCGTCATGAACAGCGTGCCGCCCATGATGCGTTTCAGGAAGTGCAGCGTCGTTATTATGCGGTTGGAAACGAAATTACCCGCATTGAGCAGGATATTTTGCATCACCAGGAGCGGCAGCAGCAATGGGAACATGATCTCAAACAGACGGAGAGCGATTGGCAGACCGTCAAAGACCAGATGGCTGAATCAGAAGATAATTTGCGTGAAATCGAACAGGATATTCACCGCATCGAACCAGAACTCGCCGCGATAAAAGATGAGATGGTGCATTTGCAGGGGAGTCTTGAGGCGGCAGAAGAAGAAATGCAAACCTGGCAAACCCGTTGGGACGAATTCAATCAGGTTTCGGCAAAAACTACCCAAACGGCGCAAGTTGAAAAAACGCATATTCAGCACCTTGAGCAAAAAATCGCGTTTCTGCAAAAGCGGCAGGAGCAATTGCAGCAGGATCAGCATCGGTTGAATTTTTCTGAATTAACCAAAGAAATTGAGGAATTTACCAAGAAAGCTTATGAAGTGACGGATGCGTTGGAATTCCAGAATAAACAATTGGCCGATGTGCGAAAAGAAATTAGCACATTGCAATCCACGCAACAGGATTCCAATACGAGTCTCGACAATGTACGCAGTGAGTTGCAAAAACTTCGAGGACAGCAGGCGTCGCTGGAAGCGTTGCAGCAGACTGCGTTGGGACAACGCGGTAATCCGGCTGCGTCTTGGGCTGCCAAACATCAGCTAGGATCAAAGCCTCGGTTGGCGCAAAACATTGAAGTGGAAAGTGGATGGGAATTTGCGGTTGAAAAAGTGCTTGGCTTTTGCCTACAAGCTATTTGCGTTGATCAAGTGAGCGAGATCGCGCCGCATGTTGAAGATCTTAAAAAAGGCAATATCTGTGTCTTCACGCCTGTGCAGCCGGCTTCGCCAGGAAAGGAAAACAGTACAAAAGGCACAGCGCTCTTACAAAAGGTGAAGTCACCCTGGTCGCTGGATTCTCTTATTGGCGGGATTTATGTCGCTGATTCAATGGATGAGGCGCTTGCCTTGTGCGAATCGCTGGATGTAAACGAATCTGTCATTACCCGCGATGGTGTATGGCTTAACCGTTCCTGGCTTAAAATTCTGCGAGAAGAAGATCCCGCTGCGGGTGTATTCCAGCGCGAACAGGAATTAAAAAAACTGGCTGCGCGCATTAGCCAGTTACAGGAAACGCAGAAAGAGCTTGAGAAGAACATTAATGATCGCCGTGAAACGATCCAGAAACTGGAACAGCAACGCGATCAATTGCAGCAGTCGTGTAATCAGAAACAAGCACAGGCTGCGCAATTTAATACACAGCAGAAAATGAAGCAGGAGCGTCTGGCTGAACTAAAATCACAATCAGAGCGATATGTTAAAGAATTGCTTGAATGCACGGATCAATTAAAAAAAGCCGATGCAGAACTGGTGCAGGCCCGTTCATTATGGCAGCAAGCCATGAGTGAACTGGAACAGCATGCTGCTGCGCGTGAGGGTTTAATCAAGGAGCGAGATAAAGCGCGTCTGCAATTACAAAGCATGCGTGAACAAAACAATGCAAAGAAAGAACTGATGCATGAATTGGAAATCCGTTTGCAGACATCCCGTTCGCAAAAAGCCTCACTACACCAGGCCGTTGGCCGGTTGCAGGGACAGCTTACCACACTGAACGAACGCAAAATTACCCTGCAAAGTGAATTAACTTCCATGCCGCCGTTAGACAGTATCAAGAAATCCTTGTCACGTGCGCTGGATAAACATGTAAGTGTAGAGGTTGAACTCAATACGGCGCGCGTTGCTGTTGAATCACTCGACCAGGAGTTCCGTCACCTGGAGGAAAAGCGGCAGATCATTGAACGTGATATTAATAAAATTCGCACTTCGCTTGAGTCACTGCGTGTACAATGGCAGGGATGGAAAGTCAAGGCCGATACACTGGTCGAACAACTGAAAGAAACTGAATTTACGCTGGAAGATACGTTAAAAGACCTTCCCCAGGAATTGACGACAGAGGATTGTCAAACCAAACTGGATCAACTGGTACAACGTATTAACCGCCTGGGACCCATCAACTTGGTGGCGATTGATGAGTATGCGACATGTCTGGAACGCAAACAATATCTGGATAAACAGCTGGAAGATTTACAGGCGGGGCTTGCAACACTGGAAGATGCAATTGCTAAAATTGACAGGGAAACACGAACGCGTTTCAAGGAAACCTTTGATAAAGTGAATGGCCGCTTTCAAGAATTATTCCCTACGGTATTTGGCGGTGGCAAAGCCTATCTTGAATTGAACAGCGATAACCTGCTTGAAGCAGGCGTAACGATGATGGCCTGTCCGCCTGGCAAACGAAACAGTTCTATTTATTTGTTATCTGGTGGTGAAAAATCGTTGACAGCCATCGCATTGATTTTCTCCATCTTCCATCTTAATCCTGCGCCATTTTGTTTGCTAGACGAAGTTGATGCGGCGCTGGATGATGCCAATGTCCTGCGATTTACGCGGCTGGTTAAGACAATGACGGAAAGAACACAGTTTCTTTTTATTAGCCATAACAAAATTACCATCGAAATGGCGGAACATTTGATCGGTGTGACCATGAACGAGCCGGGTGTGTCACGGCTGGTCAGTGTGGATATTGAAAAGGCGATGAGTCTGGCCGGCACTTGA
- a CDS encoding sensor histidine kinase — protein sequence MRPHPLHVPWLPYLVTSIGVLFSLLIWYLLKYDVPAYLALHPVLESYHPWIILIFGVGLSVLVGVTIHIAQVARHQAISLKKINEDLKKEIGERINAEDIKQKLEVALLQGQKLQAMGTLAGGIAHDFNNILYAIIGYVEMAREDVEKDSLIHKNLGKVLDAAHRGQELVSRILSFSRRQHHEFSTLNLKKTIEAALALLRPTIPASVIIHFEAEADPAILGNQTQLHQVLVNLINNAVDAMDGEGTITIHLSHLPAADPYLKQFPATAAQNYCKIEIADTGHGMDKNTMGRIFEPFYTTKEVGKGTGLGLSIVHSIIKEHQGEITVTSRLGHGTTFVILLPEHS from the coding sequence ATGCGGCCCCATCCTCTACATGTCCCCTGGCTGCCTTATCTCGTTACTTCGATCGGGGTCCTGTTTTCCCTGCTTATCTGGTATCTGCTTAAATACGATGTCCCCGCTTATCTTGCCCTGCATCCTGTGCTTGAGTCATACCATCCCTGGATTATCCTGATATTTGGGGTAGGCCTTTCTGTTTTGGTAGGCGTCACCATTCATATTGCTCAGGTAGCCCGTCATCAGGCCATTTCCCTCAAAAAGATCAACGAAGATCTGAAAAAGGAAATAGGTGAACGCATCAATGCGGAAGATATTAAACAGAAATTGGAAGTCGCCCTGCTCCAGGGCCAAAAGCTGCAGGCCATGGGCACACTGGCTGGCGGTATCGCGCATGATTTTAATAATATTCTCTATGCAATCATTGGTTATGTGGAAATGGCCCGAGAAGATGTGGAAAAAGACAGCCTGATTCATAAAAATCTGGGCAAAGTACTCGACGCTGCCCACCGCGGACAGGAACTGGTGTCGCGCATTCTTTCGTTTAGCCGCAGACAGCATCATGAATTCAGTACGCTTAATTTGAAAAAAACCATTGAAGCTGCGCTGGCCCTGCTGCGGCCTACCATCCCTGCCAGCGTCATCATTCATTTTGAAGCAGAAGCCGATCCTGCTATTCTTGGCAATCAAACGCAGCTTCATCAGGTACTGGTTAACCTGATTAATAATGCGGTTGATGCCATGGATGGGGAAGGAACCATCACCATTCATCTCAGCCACCTACCTGCGGCTGATCCCTATTTAAAACAATTTCCCGCAACAGCCGCGCAAAATTATTGTAAAATTGAAATCGCCGACACGGGGCATGGAATGGATAAAAATACGATGGGACGCATTTTTGAACCTTTCTATACGACCAAGGAAGTCGGCAAAGGAACAGGGCTCGGGCTTTCCATTGTGCACTCGATCATCAAGGAACATCAGGGTGAAATCACCGTAACAAGCCGCCTGGGACACGGCACCACCTTTGTGATACTGCTACCGGAACATTCATAG
- a CDS encoding response regulator has product MAKILLVEDDELVRDMLMQVLQRASHTVLCAANGEEATEYLQKDKPDIMVTDIIMPKKSGITLISEVKNRHPNLEIIAISGGGRLDPTGYLDLSESLGASVSFEKPIDNTALLMAIDLLLHGKKEKTGSTTNH; this is encoded by the coding sequence ATGGCAAAAATATTACTGGTTGAAGACGATGAGCTTGTCAGGGATATGTTGATGCAAGTGTTGCAGCGCGCATCCCACACTGTGCTGTGCGCAGCGAATGGTGAAGAAGCAACGGAATATCTGCAAAAAGACAAACCGGACATTATGGTCACCGATATCATCATGCCCAAGAAAAGCGGTATCACGCTGATTTCCGAAGTTAAAAACCGACATCCCAATCTGGAAATTATTGCCATTTCCGGTGGCGGACGATTAGATCCCACCGGCTATTTGGATCTCTCCGAATCGCTGGGCGCATCAGTTTCATTTGAAAAACCCATCGACAATACCGCGCTGCTGATGGCGATTGATCTGCTCCTGCATGGGAAAAAGGAGAAAACGGGCAGCACGACCAATCACTAG
- the lolD gene encoding lipoprotein-releasing ABC transporter ATP-binding protein LolD, with the protein MNNPVLACYNLGKTYLDGASKIEVLHHMDLEIGMSEMVAIVGTSGSGKSTFLHLLGGLDRPTHGRVMLNGKNLHAISETEKCKMRNRYLGFVYQFHHLLPEFSALENVGMPLLIRGDEPAQVRERAAHLLEQVGLQHRMQHRLGQLSGGERQRVAIARALVAEPLCVLADEPTGNLDPHNAEKVLKLFFDLQSVHKTSVVMVTHDPDIASQAQRVLRIEDGKLVEV; encoded by the coding sequence ATGAATAATCCTGTTCTTGCTTGTTATAATTTGGGAAAAACTTACTTGGATGGTGCATCGAAAATCGAAGTATTACACCATATGGATCTTGAAATCGGTATGTCTGAAATGGTGGCGATTGTGGGTACATCGGGATCAGGTAAAAGCACTTTTTTGCATTTACTGGGAGGGCTGGATCGTCCTACGCATGGCCGTGTTATGCTGAACGGAAAAAATCTGCATGCCATTTCAGAAACTGAAAAATGCAAAATGCGTAATCGATACCTGGGTTTTGTTTATCAATTTCATCATTTATTACCTGAGTTTTCCGCGCTCGAAAACGTAGGCATGCCTTTATTAATTCGTGGAGATGAGCCGGCGCAGGTTCGTGAAAGAGCAGCGCATCTGCTGGAGCAGGTGGGCTTGCAGCATCGCATGCAGCACCGTCTGGGTCAGCTTTCTGGCGGTGAACGTCAGCGCGTTGCTATCGCTCGCGCACTCGTCGCTGAACCCTTGTGCGTACTTGCGGATGAGCCTACCGGTAATCTGGATCCACATAATGCTGAGAAGGTTCTAAAATTATTTTTTGATCTGCAAAGTGTACATAAAACCAGCGTAGTGATGGTGACACACGATCCCGATATCGCAAGTCAAGCCCAGCGGGTACTGAGAATTGAAGACGGAAAGCTGGTCGAAGTGTAA
- a CDS encoding DNA internalization-related competence protein ComEC/Rec2 → MPFFVLAFLSGDLFLQLFSSLPSQIMLVLLTTINFLIYFSLKNRIRLVYLLFAFVLGFAWSAWYAQGILSWSLPKSWEGRPVTITGYVASLPVRNKWQTYFFFALQTMQVGGDLQPGKALVRLAWRDHQQPIKAGEKRQFLVRLKRIHGTQNPGTFDYEAWSLQKGLRASGYILTSPLNKVISHHWYHYPIAQFRQNLQEKIRAHLPQSRTAPWLMALIMGEREGIAQEDWQVLRQTGTNHLMAIAGLHIGIMAGFTHMLIAWSWRRFERLTLWLPAQQAGACAALIVAVLYSALAGFSVPTQRACLMLAAFIFSLLSRRKLNAWYGWSLALLLVLMLNPLCVLTESFWLSFGTLALIIYGMGGRLAPRGLWWKWGRVQWVVGLGLTPITLVLFQQCSLVSFLANSIAIPWLGCLILPFCFLSGICLLILPSVGGLCLLIADKSLAVLWTLLAWFSALPFSAWYHAMPDPILFFITMTGFLLLLLPAGFPGKWAGILWVLPLLLYKPAAPAEGDVWLTLLDVGQGLSVVVQTKTHLLVYDAGPRYAGMDMGESVVLPFLHKIGARQIDLLVISHGDNDHIGGAGALVKALSVGMIKTSVPEKWLQPIARTCFAGDTWQWDKVLFTFIYPDKNQLSLGNDSSCVLRITAHGQSILLTGDIEKYAEENLLEQASHHLQSTILVAPHHGSKTSGLAKFIVAVRPQFVLYATGYRNRYHFPHPQIVSFYEAIQARQLNTAETGAIQFRLKEKNAVLSPEIYRKTHHHYWHAALMEDGIKAD, encoded by the coding sequence ATGCCTTTTTTTGTGCTCGCCTTTTTGTCAGGCGATTTATTTTTACAATTATTTTCCAGCCTGCCGTCGCAAATAATGCTTGTTTTGCTGACAACAATTAATTTTTTAATTTATTTTAGTTTAAAAAATAGAATACGTCTCGTTTATCTGCTCTTTGCTTTTGTGCTTGGCTTTGCGTGGAGCGCATGGTATGCACAAGGCATCCTTTCCTGGTCGCTGCCAAAATCATGGGAAGGGCGTCCAGTTACCATTACAGGTTATGTAGCGTCTTTGCCGGTCAGAAATAAGTGGCAGACTTATTTTTTTTTCGCACTGCAAACCATGCAGGTTGGCGGTGATCTTCAGCCTGGTAAAGCCTTAGTGCGTCTTGCGTGGCGAGATCATCAGCAACCGATAAAAGCCGGTGAAAAACGTCAATTCTTGGTGCGGTTGAAACGCATTCATGGTACGCAAAACCCAGGTACGTTTGATTACGAAGCCTGGAGCCTGCAGAAGGGATTACGTGCGTCCGGCTATATTTTAACGAGTCCTTTAAATAAGGTGATATCACATCACTGGTACCATTATCCTATTGCCCAATTCAGGCAAAATCTGCAGGAAAAGATCAGAGCGCATTTGCCGCAATCAAGGACCGCACCCTGGTTGATGGCGTTGATCATGGGCGAGCGTGAAGGCATTGCACAGGAAGATTGGCAAGTGCTGCGTCAGACTGGCACCAATCATCTGATGGCAATCGCAGGCTTACATATCGGCATCATGGCGGGTTTTACGCATATGCTCATTGCCTGGAGTTGGCGGCGATTTGAGCGATTAACTTTATGGCTGCCTGCGCAACAAGCAGGTGCTTGTGCTGCTTTAATCGTCGCCGTGCTTTATAGTGCCTTGGCCGGATTTTCTGTTCCTACCCAACGCGCCTGTCTTATGCTTGCTGCTTTTATTTTCAGTCTGCTTTCCAGGCGCAAACTTAACGCATGGTATGGCTGGTCTCTTGCGCTGCTGCTGGTTTTAATGCTAAACCCGCTATGTGTCCTGACAGAAAGCTTCTGGCTATCTTTTGGTACGCTTGCATTGATTATTTACGGTATGGGCGGCCGTCTCGCACCGCGTGGATTATGGTGGAAGTGGGGCAGGGTACAATGGGTAGTAGGTCTGGGCTTGACACCCATCACTTTAGTATTATTTCAGCAATGCTCGCTGGTTTCCTTTCTTGCTAACAGTATCGCCATACCTTGGCTTGGCTGCTTGATCCTTCCTTTCTGCTTTTTAAGTGGGATATGCCTGCTGATATTACCTTCGGTGGGAGGATTATGTTTACTGATCGCTGATAAAAGTCTCGCGGTGTTATGGACGCTACTAGCATGGTTTTCTGCGCTTCCTTTTTCTGCCTGGTACCACGCGATGCCCGATCCTATACTGTTTTTTATAACAATGACAGGCTTCCTGCTTCTGCTGTTGCCCGCCGGTTTTCCCGGAAAATGGGCGGGTATTCTCTGGGTTTTGCCGCTTTTGCTTTACAAGCCTGCTGCACCAGCAGAGGGCGATGTGTGGTTGACCTTGCTGGATGTAGGCCAGGGATTATCTGTTGTGGTGCAAACTAAAACACATCTGCTGGTTTATGATGCCGGGCCTCGCTATGCAGGTATGGATATGGGAGAAAGCGTGGTTTTACCTTTCTTACACAAAATAGGGGCGCGGCAGATTGATCTGCTGGTGATAAGCCACGGCGATAATGATCATATTGGCGGAGCAGGTGCATTAGTGAAAGCGTTGTCTGTTGGCATGATAAAAACCAGCGTACCTGAAAAATGGTTGCAACCTATCGCACGTACCTGTTTCGCGGGTGATACATGGCAGTGGGACAAGGTGCTGTTTACGTTCATTTATCCGGACAAAAATCAGTTAAGCTTGGGTAATGACAGTTCGTGTGTGTTGCGTATTACAGCTCATGGACAATCTATTTTATTGACGGGGGATATCGAAAAATACGCTGAAGAGAATTTGCTTGAGCAGGCTTCGCATCATTTACAATCGACGATTCTGGTCGCACCGCACCATGGTAGCAAAACATCGGGTCTTGCAAAATTTATTGTGGCTGTGCGCCCGCAATTTGTGCTGTATGCAACAGGTTATCGCAATCGCTACCATTTTCCTCATCCGCAAATAGTGTCTTTTTATGAAGCTATACAGGCGAGACAATTAAATACAGCAGAAACCGGGGCGATTCAGTTCAGGCTGAAAGAGAAAAATGCAGTGCTATCACCAGAAATTTACCGTAAAACCCATCATCATTACTGGCATGCAGCCTTGATGGAGGATGGAATAAAAGCAGATTGA